A genomic stretch from Burkholderia pyrrocinia includes:
- a CDS encoding MarR family winged helix-turn-helix transcriptional regulator — MDRAAHALAQWRVERPDLDASSMVVMGRLQEAALVIARDRLNPLFARYGMQPGEFDVLATLRRCGAPFALTPTALYDALMMSSGGMTARIDRLQKAGWVERRPNPADGRGTLVALTETGRALIDEAVVAHIDNQCELLAVLSDDEQAQLSRLLEKLLAGLGDGAAKGPDGK, encoded by the coding sequence ATGGATCGAGCCGCGCATGCGCTCGCGCAATGGCGCGTCGAGCGCCCGGATCTCGACGCGTCGTCGATGGTCGTGATGGGGCGGCTGCAGGAAGCCGCGCTGGTGATCGCGCGCGACCGTCTCAATCCGCTGTTTGCGCGCTACGGGATGCAGCCGGGCGAATTCGACGTGCTCGCGACGCTGCGGCGCTGCGGCGCGCCGTTCGCGCTGACGCCGACGGCGCTGTACGACGCGCTGATGATGTCGTCGGGCGGGATGACCGCGCGCATCGACCGGCTGCAGAAGGCCGGCTGGGTCGAGCGCCGGCCGAACCCGGCCGACGGGCGCGGCACGCTCGTCGCGCTGACGGAAACCGGCCGCGCGCTGATCGACGAAGCGGTCGTCGCGCATATCGACAACCAGTGCGAGTTGCTGGCCGTGCTGTCGGACGACGAGCAGGCGCAGTTGTCGCGACTGCTGGAGAAGCTGCTGGCAGGGCTGGGAGACGGGGCGGCGAAGGGGCCGGACGGCAAGTAG